The bacterium DNA window CACCGCCTTGGTGGAGGATTCACCGACGCCGCGGGCGCCGCCGCTGGTCTGCAGACCGAAATGGCTGCCCACCAAGGCGATCATCAGACCATAGACCGCGGGCTTGATCAAGTTGCCAAAATACATCTCAAAGACCTTGAAATCCATTTCCAATCCGCTGTAGAACTCTTGCGGCGAGATCCATTCCGAGATGACCGCGGAGACAAAAAAGGAACTGAATATAGCCAAAAAATTGGCAAAGATGGTGATGACCGGCAACATCAGCAACCCGGCCACCACGCGCGGCATCACGAGAAATCCCACCGGATCCAGAGACAGCGTCTCCAACGCCTCGATCTGTTCAGAGATCTTCATGCTGCCGATCTCCGCCGCCAACGAAGCGCCCAACTTGCCCGCCAGCACCAGAGACAGCACGATGGGACAAAGCTCGAGGATGGTGCTCTTGAAAATGACATTGACCGTAATGGCCCGGGAGAACAGGTCCGAGGACTGATAGGTGCCCTGCACCGTGGCGCCGAGGCCGATAAAGACGGCGATGATGGCCGCAATGGGCAGGGTTTTGACCGAAAAGATATAGATCTGCTCGATCAGCTGACGCCGGTAAAACCACAGACGCGGCAACGCCTTGATCGTCTGCAGCAGCAAATACGTCATGTCGTACACATTGGTGAAAAAGGCGATGGCTTTATCGCCGAGGCCGACAAAAAATTTCTGCGATTTATTCATTCGTATTATGATTCTTTTTAAGGACGAAACGATTGTTAATATACAGCATATTTGAAAAGAAATAAATAGTTTTTTTTACCGACTGGGCGGAAAAAGAATCCCATTCATTTTTGACATGCCGGACAATAATACGTGCTGCGGCCCTGCAGCACAACGCGACAGATCGGCCGACCGCAGCGTTGGCACGGTTGATCCTCCTGATCGTACACCGACAGATCGGTCTGAAAAAACCCCGGCTCCCCCAGCCCATTGCGGAAATCGTTCAAGGTGGTGCCGCCTTTACGGATCGCCCGCTGCAGCACCCGAATCACAGACTCGATCACCCGCTCCCACTGTTCGTGGGAGAGCGTTCCGGCGGGCCGCTGCGGCGCGATGCCGCAGTGGAACAGCGCTTCATTGGCGTAGATATTACCCACCCCCACCACCATGCGGCTGTCCATCAGTGCGGCTTTTACCGGTCGTCTGGATCCGTGCAGCGCGTCATAAAGATAATCAGCGGTGAAATCAGCGGACAATGGTTCGGGCCCCAGCCCCTGCAACAGCCCGCATCGCTCATTCGGCGCTACCGCCTGCACACAGCCGAACCGCCGCGGATCGCGGTAGCGGACCTGCGCGCCGTTGTCCAGGCCCAGACAAAGATGGGTGTGCGGCTCCAGCTCCTCCGGGCCGGCGCAATACCCTAGACGGCCGCTCATGCCTAGATGGATCAACAGCCGGCTGCCGTTGTCCATCTGCCAAAGCAGATATTTGCCGCGCCGGTTCAGCGCCGTGATCGTATGACCCTGAATCCACTTGCGCAATTGCCGCACATTTACCGGCCGACGTAACCGCGTTTCGCGGACAAGAATAGTCTTGACTGCACGCCCGACCAGCAACGGCTGCAAACTGCGGCGGATGGTCTCCACTTCCGGCAACTCGGGCATGCTATGTCAACCTCTTTTGAAACCGAAGGACGGAAAAGGTAAAGATCAGGGCGCCGAACAGACAAAGGATTAAACCCTGAACATAAAGATGACGAAGCCCGGCGCCCTTGATAAAGAGCTCCCGGGTGATCAGAATAAAATAACGCATTGGATTGAGATAGGTGAGCCATTGCGCCAATCGGGGCATGTTTTCGATGGGAAAAATAAAGCCGGACATCAGCAGCACAAAGATCAGAATGAACCAGGACATGAACATCGCCTGCTGTTGCGTGTGCGAGAAGGCGGAAACCAGAAGACCCAGTCCCAGAGTGGTGAATAAAAAAATAACGCTCAGCAGCAGATAGAGTCCTAGGTTGCCCACGATCGGAATCTGATACCACAGTTTGGCGAAGCCGATCGCCAAGCCCATCTCGAAAAGACCCAATAGGGCAAAGGGTATAATCTTGCCGATCAGCAGCTCGTGTTTTTTAATCGGCGCCACCAGCAGCTGTTCCAGCGTCCCGATCTCCCGCTCCCGCACCAGCCCCATGGCGCTGACCAGCGTGGTGATCATGGTGAGTAAAAACACCACAATGCCCGGGATCATAAAATCGCTGAGTTTGAGATTGGGATTGTACCACACCTGCACAACCGGAGTTAATAAATGGATCTCTTCGGACAACAGGGCAGCGTCGGACTGGCTGCGCACCCGGTCGGTCAAATAGGCTTCCAGGATGCCGGCGATATGGCCCAGCGCAACGTTGGCGGTGTTGGCATCCTGGCCGTCCACCAGCAGTTGAATGCGGCTGGGCTGCAGGATCTGCAGATTTTTTTCCAGACCCGTGGGCAGAACCACCGCGATCATGGCACGACCGCCATCCAGGTATTCGCCGACGCGACTCTCGCTCTCTTCTTGATAGCGGACATTGAGATAGGCCGTATGGCTGAGGCGCTCGATCAACGCCCGACTGGTGGAGGTGCGATCAAGATCGCAGATCACCGTGGATACATGCTTGACTTCGGAAGAGATCACATAGCCCAGCACCCAGATCTGAATAATCGGCACCAGCAGGATCAGAGCCCGAATAGCTCGATCGCGGCGGATTTGAATGAACTCTTTGCGGATGATGTGCAGAATGCGCCGCATCGCTCAGCCTTCCAGATTGGTTTTGAATCGCTTGACGCTCACCGCCAGCAGCAGGGTTCCAAAGATCAGCAGAAAAACCGTGGGCAGGTACAGATATTCAAAGTCCACGCCCTTGAGCATCACCCCGCGCGCCTGAATGAGAAAATATTTTGCCGGCACAATACAAGTGACCCACTGCAGCACCCGCGGCATGGAGGCGATGGGAAAGACAAAACCGGACAACAGCACCGAGGGCAGCAAGGTGCCCAGCATGGCGGCGAACAGCGCAGCCTGCTGCGTGCGCGTGCGCGAGGAGATAAACACGCCCAGACTCAACGAAGCATAGATGTAAATCAACATAAAGAAGATCAGCAGCGCCAGGCTGCCGCGAATCGGCACACCGAACACCCAATGGCTGAAACCGAGGATCGCCAGGGCATCGAGAAACGCCAGCAGAATGTACGGGGCCACCTTGCCGATGATGATCTCCACCGGACGGATGGGCGACACAAAGATCTGTTCCAGCGTGCCGGTCTCGCGCTCGCGCGAAATCGTCAACGACGTGAGCATGGCGCAAATCATCATCATGAGGATGGCGATCAGGCCCGGCACAACGAAATGGGTGCTCTTTAAATCCGGATTGTACCAGATGCGCGGTTCGATCTCCAGCGGCGTTGCCAGCAGCCCCTGGTTCAACTCGAGCGTGGTCCGGGTCAGAAACGATTTGAGATAGTTCATCGCGATCATGGCGGTGTTGGCGTTGGCGCCGTCCATGATCAGCTGCACCGAGGTTTCAGGCTGGCTGGTCAACCTGCGGTCGAAATCATTGGGAATCACCAGTACGGCGCTCATTCGGCGGTGGAGAAAACCCGGCTCGATTTCACGGCGATCCTGCAGCCGGGCGGCGATACGGAAATAGTTCGAACTGGTCAGCTTTTCCACCAGCTGCTGCGAGGCCGGCGAGCGGTCCTGATCCAGAATGGCGAGAGGAATATACTTGATGTAGAAGGTGATCGCATAGCCGTACAGCAGGATCATCATCATCGGAAAGAGAAAAACGATCAGCAGACTGTAGGGATCGCGCCAGATATGGATGAACTCTTTTTGCAGAACAGCGACGATTCTCGGTTTCATGCTCCATCCCCGCCTAGGCTTTGGCCGGTTGCACCAGATCGATAAACACCTGCTCCACCGTGGGCTGCTGATACCGCTCCTTGAGCTCGATCGGCGAACCCAGCGCGATGATGCGGCCCTCATGCATAATCGACAGGCGGTTGCAGTATTCGGCTTCATCCATATAATGGGTGGTCACAAAGATCGTGGTGCCGCCCTCTGCCAGCTGATGGATGGTGTCCCAGAACGCGCGCCGGGAAATGGGATCCACGCCGCCGGTCGGCTCATCAAGAAAAAGGATTTTGGGTCGATGCAGGATCGCGCAGCTCAGCGCGAGCCGCTGCTTCCAGCCGGCAGGCAGGGAACGGGTCAGTTTTTTGACTTGCGCAGCCAGATCCATGCGCTGGATCACCGCCTCGCAGGCGAGAGAGAGCTCGGACGACGGCATGCCATAGATTCCGCCGTAAAAAACGAGGTTCTCCTCCACGGTCAGATCGTCGTACAGGGAAAATTTCTGCGACATGTAGCCGATGTTCTGCTTGATGGCCTCGGTCTGGGTGAAAATATCCAGCCCCTCCACCCGACCCTGGCCTGATGTGGGCCGGATCAAGCCGCACAACATCCGAATGGTCGTGGTTTTGCCCGCGCCATTGGCGCCGAGAAAACCAAAGATCTCGCCGTCCTGCACAAAAAAACTGATGTGATCGACTGCGACAAAACGGCCGAATTTTTTGGTCAGGTCATTCACCTCGACCGAATAAGCGTTATCCATGCTCATCATTTCAATAAAGCGACAAAGACATCTTCAATACCCGCAGGAATTTCCTTGATCTGCAGATGCGCCTTTTCCTCCGGCGCCAGCTCGGCGACCCATGCGGCCATCACCTTCGGATCGACACGGGCGGATGCGTGAATGCAATCGCCGAAAATCTGTACCGAGTCAAACCGGCCGGAGGCGGTGAGACAACGGCCGATCTCCCGGTTGCGCCGGGATTTGATCTCCAGCAACTTGCCCTGAAAGAGTGACGGGATGTCCGCCGGCCGACTGACCGTCAACAGACGGCCTTTATGAATGAAGGCGATGCGGTCGCACGCCGCCGCCTCGTCCATGTAGGGCGTGGTGACCAGAATGGTGACTCCTTCGCTGCGCAGTTCGTTGAGAATGTCCCAGAATTCACGGCGCGAAACCGGATCCACGCCCGTGGTCGGTTCATCCAGCAACAGCAATTGCGGCGTGTGAATCAGAGTGCAGGAGAGCGCCAACTTTTGCTTCATGCCGCCGGACAACGCCCGCGCCTGCCGGCCGGCGAACGGACCCAGCCGGCTGAAGGCGAGCAGCCGTTTCAGCTGCTGTTCCCGTTCATCCGCGTGAACCTGAAAAAGATCGCTGAAAAAACACAGGTTTTCCGCCACCGTGAGATCCGGATACAGCGAGAACTTTTGCGGCATATAGCCGATCAGCCGCCGGATTCGGTGCGCTTCGGTTCTTACATCATGACCCAGCACCCTGGCCTCGCCTTCCTCCGCATGCCACAGACCGCAGAGAATGCGCAGCGTGGTGGTCTTGCCCGCACCATCCGGTCCGATCATACCGAACATCTCGCCCGGCTGCACGAGCAGCTCCAAGCCGTCGACCGCGGCCGTGCCGTGAAAAGACTTTTTCAGTCCATGAATTTCAATGCAGGGGTTCATCGGTCTCAGCGCAGATACACGTCCGCCGGCATGCCGATCTTTAACACGCCGTCAGGATTTTCCACTGCAATTTTGACCGCATAGACCAGATCGGAGCGGGCCTCGCGGGTCTGCACATTTTTCGGCGTGAACTCGGCTTTGGGCGATATCCAAGTAATCCGTCCGGGAAACCGCTGATCCGGCCGCGAGGCGATCTCCAGGTCAGCCGGTTGGCCGATGCGGATACGGCCGAGATCGCCTTCGTTCAGATAAATCTTGATCCACATGTGCTGCAGATCCGCCAGCTTGACGATGGCGCCGGTGGGACGGACGATCTCGCCCTGCTCGATATAGGTCTCCAACACCGTGCCGTCGATGGGCGCGGCGATGCGCCCATCCGCCAGCTGGCTGTTCACCAGCAGCAACTGCGCATCCAACTGCGCTTTTTTCGCACGCAAGGCATCGAGCGTGGTGCGGGCGTTGGCGTGCTGAGTTGCGGCGGCTTTATGGGCGGTTTCGATGTCCTCATACTGCTGTAGCGTCGCACTGCTGTCCTGCCACAATGAACGGATGCGCGCAAACTTTCTGGCGACATTGTCCAGGTTGTCCTGGGCCAGCTGAACTCCGCGCTGGGCATTGACCATAGTGTAGCGCAGCTCTTCCAGGCCGGCCAGCAGTTGCCGCTTCTGCAAAAACACCTTTTCACTGTCAAGGACCGCCACCAGCTGTCCCGCGGTCACCACATCCCCCTCGCGGACCGGCAGCCGCAGAACAGTGCCCGCACTCTTGCTGCTCACCAGCACCTCCCTTGCCTCCAGGGTGCCGACGCCGGACACGCCGGCACGTTCTTGATCAGCGCAGGCGAAACAGAGCAACGCCGCGGCCGTGCAACTCCAAAGCAATAGATCTTTCATCTCAATCCTCTATCCTCATTGAACGCGGTAAGGAATCTCATTCACCCCTTCGGCGCGACGCAGCGCGGCCAAGCTGACGGCGCAATCGATCTCCGCCTGCACCATCCCCATGCGCGCCCTCATCAATGCGGTCTGGCTGTCAAAATAACTGCTGTGGGCAAGATGGCCTTGCTGATACTGATGCTCAGCGACGCGATAGCTCTCCTCCGCCTGGCTTTGCAGAATCGCATTCAACTGCTGTCGCTGCACCGCCTCCTGCCACTGTAGATAGGCATTGGTCACCTCCAGACGAATGGCCTCCCTGAGCTGCCGGTCCCGGTCTTCAAGCATGGTGCCGTTGATTTTGGCCTGCTGCACTTGGCTGCGGACCTTGCCTCCGTTCCACAATTTCCACTCCAGCCCGACGCCCACCACCCAGTAATCCATCCACTCCTTTTTCAGCATATCCAGTCCGGGCCGGCCGTAACCGACACTGCCAAAGGCAGCCACAGCGGGCAAACGGCCGGCTTGGGCCATGGCCACCAAGGCCCGGTTAACCTCCTGAGTGTATGAAACCGTTTTCAACTCAGCGCGGTTGGCAAAGGCGACATTCACTGCGCTCTGCAAATCCGCCGTTTCACCGGAGGTAGGCGGCAGCGGGCTGAAGGTGACCTCCGGCGCTATCTTTTCACCCAACAGGTTCTCCAGCACCGCCAGGCTCATGGCATGGCTGTTCTCAGCCTGCAGCACAGCCAGATCCGCCTCTGACAGATGCACTTGCACCTGAAGCAACTCCTCCTTTTTCAGCAGGCCCTGATTCAACAGGTTCCTGGCGTCGCGCAAATGGCCGGCGATCTGTTCGCGTCCGGCCCGGGCGATGGCCATGTATTTTTCCGTTTTCAGCACCTGGCCGTAGGCGGCCTCGACCTGATAGATCAGCTCCGCGCGCTGTCGCAGGATTTCGCTGTTGCGGGCTGCCAGATCACTGCGCGCGGCAGACACCCGGTTGCTCAGGCGAAAGCCGGTAAAGATCGGCTGCGACAAAGTCAGCCGCAGATCATAGGTATCCAACGTTCCCAGGGTGACCGCGCCGTTTGCAATCGGAGAATAGAGGCCGGCGCCAAAGGGCAACTCGATGGGCGTGATGCGCAACTCGGGCACCATGCTCTGACGACGGTATGAGCCGCTCATCTCCAGCGCCGGCAACCGGTCGGCCGTTGCCTGCGCCACCTGTTCGGCCGCAGTCAAGGCCTCAGACTGGGCGATGGTCAGGCCGGGATTGTTGGCCAGCGCCTTGCACACCATCTCCGGAAGCGTCGCCTGACCAAAACAGCTGGACCAACCCAGCAGGGAAAGTAAAAGCAATATCCTGGTATGCATAAAAATCCTCAATCTGATCGCCGGGGCAATAGGCTGTTCAGGATCAGGTCTACAATCGCTTTTTCCCGCTTGCACATTGCCTGATCAAACGGCCCGATCTCCGGCCACACGGCTTCAATAACCGGCCAAGAGATAAAAGAAAAGATATTCAACGAAAAGATGCTCCAGAGCAGCTGCTGCACGTTGATGCGGCGCAGCTGTTTCGCCGCCGCAGCCTGATCGAACAGCTGCTGCAGCCGGGCGATTCTCCCCCTGCTGAACCGTCCGATGACATCGCCGAGCACTTTTTTCGGCAGAGGATTGTCGCTGTTCAGCTCACGCACCAGCAGACGCGGCAATTGCGGATGTTCCAGCAGGAAAGTAAAGTGCACGTGCACGAGCCGCTTGATCAGC harbors:
- a CDS encoding ABC transporter permease, with translation MNKSQKFFVGLGDKAIAFFTNVYDMTYLLLQTIKALPRLWFYRRQLIEQIYIFSVKTLPIAAIIAVFIGLGATVQGTYQSSDLFSRAITVNVIFKSTILELCPIVLSLVLAGKLGASLAAEIGSMKISEQIEALETLSLDPVGFLVMPRVVAGLLMLPVITIFANFLAIFSSFFVSAVISEWISPQEFYSGLEMDFKVFEMYFGNLIKPAVYGLMIALVGSHFGLQTSGGARGVGESSTKAVVISAILIVIWDYYLGRLLL
- the mutM gene encoding bifunctional DNA-formamidopyrimidine glycosylase/DNA-(apurinic or apyrimidinic site) lyase, with product MPELPEVETIRRSLQPLLVGRAVKTILVRETRLRRPVNVRQLRKWIQGHTITALNRRGKYLLWQMDNGSRLLIHLGMSGRLGYCAGPEELEPHTHLCLGLDNGAQVRYRDPRRFGCVQAVAPNERCGLLQGLGPEPLSADFTADYLYDALHGSRRPVKAALMDSRMVVGVGNIYANEALFHCGIAPQRPAGTLSHEQWERVIESVIRVLQRAIRKGGTTLNDFRNGLGEPGFFQTDLSVYDQEDQPCQRCGRPICRVVLQGRSTYYCPACQK
- a CDS encoding ABC transporter permease, with translation MRRILHIIRKEFIQIRRDRAIRALILLVPIIQIWVLGYVISSEVKHVSTVICDLDRTSTSRALIERLSHTAYLNVRYQEESESRVGEYLDGGRAMIAVVLPTGLEKNLQILQPSRIQLLVDGQDANTANVALGHIAGILEAYLTDRVRSQSDAALLSEEIHLLTPVVQVWYNPNLKLSDFMIPGIVVFLLTMITTLVSAMGLVREREIGTLEQLLVAPIKKHELLIGKIIPFALLGLFEMGLAIGFAKLWYQIPIVGNLGLYLLLSVIFLFTTLGLGLLVSAFSHTQQQAMFMSWFILIFVLLMSGFIFPIENMPRLAQWLTYLNPMRYFILITRELFIKGAGLRHLYVQGLILCLFGALIFTFSVLRFQKRLT
- a CDS encoding ABC transporter permease, with amino-acid sequence MKPRIVAVLQKEFIHIWRDPYSLLIVFLFPMMMILLYGYAITFYIKYIPLAILDQDRSPASQQLVEKLTSSNYFRIAARLQDRREIEPGFLHRRMSAVLVIPNDFDRRLTSQPETSVQLIMDGANANTAMIAMNYLKSFLTRTTLELNQGLLATPLEIEPRIWYNPDLKSTHFVVPGLIAILMMMICAMLTSLTISRERETGTLEQIFVSPIRPVEIIIGKVAPYILLAFLDALAILGFSHWVFGVPIRGSLALLIFFMLIYIYASLSLGVFISSRTRTQQAALFAAMLGTLLPSVLLSGFVFPIASMPRVLQWVTCIVPAKYFLIQARGVMLKGVDFEYLYLPTVFLLIFGTLLLAVSVKRFKTNLEG
- a CDS encoding ABC transporter ATP-binding protein, with product MDNAYSVEVNDLTKKFGRFVAVDHISFFVQDGEIFGFLGANGAGKTTTIRMLCGLIRPTSGQGRVEGLDIFTQTEAIKQNIGYMSQKFSLYDDLTVEENLVFYGGIYGMPSSELSLACEAVIQRMDLAAQVKKLTRSLPAGWKQRLALSCAILHRPKILFLDEPTGGVDPISRRAFWDTIHQLAEGGTTIFVTTHYMDEAEYCNRLSIMHEGRIIALGSPIELKERYQQPTVEQVFIDLVQPAKA
- a CDS encoding ABC transporter ATP-binding protein, which translates into the protein MNPCIEIHGLKKSFHGTAAVDGLELLVQPGEMFGMIGPDGAGKTTTLRILCGLWHAEEGEARVLGHDVRTEAHRIRRLIGYMPQKFSLYPDLTVAENLCFFSDLFQVHADEREQQLKRLLAFSRLGPFAGRQARALSGGMKQKLALSCTLIHTPQLLLLDEPTTGVDPVSRREFWDILNELRSEGVTILVTTPYMDEAAACDRIAFIHKGRLLTVSRPADIPSLFQGKLLEIKSRRNREIGRCLTASGRFDSVQIFGDCIHASARVDPKVMAAWVAELAPEEKAHLQIKEIPAGIEDVFVALLK
- a CDS encoding HlyD family efflux transporter periplasmic adaptor subunit, whose amino-acid sequence is MKDLLLWSCTAAALLCFACADQERAGVSGVGTLEAREVLVSSKSAGTVLRLPVREGDVVTAGQLVAVLDSEKVFLQKRQLLAGLEELRYTMVNAQRGVQLAQDNLDNVARKFARIRSLWQDSSATLQQYEDIETAHKAAATQHANARTTLDALRAKKAQLDAQLLLVNSQLADGRIAAPIDGTVLETYIEQGEIVRPTGAIVKLADLQHMWIKIYLNEGDLGRIRIGQPADLEIASRPDQRFPGRITWISPKAEFTPKNVQTREARSDLVYAVKIAVENPDGVLKIGMPADVYLR
- a CDS encoding TolC family protein gives rise to the protein MHTRILLLLSLLGWSSCFGQATLPEMVCKALANNPGLTIAQSEALTAAEQVAQATADRLPALEMSGSYRRQSMVPELRITPIELPFGAGLYSPIANGAVTLGTLDTYDLRLTLSQPIFTGFRLSNRVSAARSDLAARNSEILRQRAELIYQVEAAYGQVLKTEKYMAIARAGREQIAGHLRDARNLLNQGLLKKEELLQVQVHLSEADLAVLQAENSHAMSLAVLENLLGEKIAPEVTFSPLPPTSGETADLQSAVNVAFANRAELKTVSYTQEVNRALVAMAQAGRLPAVAAFGSVGYGRPGLDMLKKEWMDYWVVGVGLEWKLWNGGKVRSQVQQAKINGTMLEDRDRQLREAIRLEVTNAYLQWQEAVQRQQLNAILQSQAEESYRVAEHQYQQGHLAHSSYFDSQTALMRARMGMVQAEIDCAVSLAALRRAEGVNEIPYRVQ
- a CDS encoding TetR/AcrR family transcriptional regulator produces the protein MMRGARGGTLPTREKIKEAAGDIFLHKGYAAARMQEIADRAGVNKALIYYYFSSKDSLFEAIIREASEELVTNLSDLFALQEKDTRRLIKRLVHVHFTFLLEHPQLPRLLVRELNSDNPLPKKVLGDVIGRFSRGRIARLQQLFDQAAAAKQLRRINVQQLLWSIFSLNIFSFISWPVIEAVWPEIGPFDQAMCKREKAIVDLILNSLLPRRSD